CCGAAACCCTGACCCGAACCCCCGAGAGGAGTCCCACCATGGGGTACGCCCATGACTACGCCGCCGCGATCATGCAGCGGGGCCGGGTCCCGATGGCACCGGCCGATTTCGTGCCGAACTGGTCCGACGGGCCGCGCAAGGCGAAGTACTACCCGGGGGTCGACAGCCTGCCGCTGCCCGCGTCCGGCTATCCGGCGGACGCGAGCCTGGACCGGGCCTTCGGCGGCAGCGGAGAAACGCTCCCGGGGGCGTTCGACCTGACGTCGCTGTCCGGCATGCTCCTCGACTCGTACGGTCTGACCGGCCGCAGGCTCGGCGTCCAGGCCAACACCGACCTGAGCGCCCTGCCGTTCTACCCGCTCGCCAACTTCTCGCGCGGCTCCGCCTCCGGCGGCGGCCTCTACCCCGTGAGCGTCTACTGGGTCTCCGGACCGCGCGGACCGCTCGCACCGGGTGTGCACTACTACTCCACCCGGCACCACACCATGCAGCGCCTGCTCACCGGAGACGTCTCCGGTGAGGTGCGCGAATCGCTGGGCGGGCACGGCCCGGACACCGACCAGTACCTGGTCCTGGGCATCAAGTACTGGCAGAACTCCTTCAAGTACAACAGCTTCTCCTTCCACGCCGTGAGCATGGACCTCGGCGCCGCCGTGCAGACCTGGCGCATCTGGGCGAGCGCCCGTGGGCTGTCCGTCGAGCCGGCGATGTGGTTCGACGAGGCGCGGCTCCAGAAGCTGCTCGGGGTACGGGGCGAGGAGGAAGGCGTGTTCGCCGTCGTCCCGCTCAAGTGGGCCGGTGCGCCCGCCGGTTCGGCCGCGAAGCAGAGCGGACCGGGCCCGGGGAACGTCTCCGTACGGCGCCATGACGTCGAGCGCTCGCGCGAGGTCTTCACCTTCGACGCGCTGCTGAAGATGCAGGCGACGACCTCCGCGCACGCCACTGAGCGGCCCGCTCCCGGCGCGCTCGCCCCGGCCGCGGCGCCCCCGGCGAACCCGGACCTGCCCCTCGCACCGCTGCCCCTCGCGCGGCCGATGCCCGCCGACGTACGGACCACGCTGCGCCGCCGTCGCAGCAGCTTCGGCCGCTTCGACGCGAGCCGGCCGGTCACGGGTGAGCAACTGGCGGCCTGTCTCGCCGCGTCGAGCGCGGGCTCGCGCCTCGGCGGCGACACCGGCACCGGCACGGGCTTCGACGGTGGCGGCGTGCGGCTCGCGAAGCTGTACGCCTTCGTGAACCACGTCGACGGCCTGGAGCCCGGCGCGTACGCGTACGACCCCGACGCCCACGAGCTGCGGCTGGTCAAGGCGGG
The nucleotide sequence above comes from Streptomyces sp. NBC_01716. Encoded proteins:
- a CDS encoding nitroreductase family protein, producing MGYAHDYAAAIMQRGRVPMAPADFVPNWSDGPRKAKYYPGVDSLPLPASGYPADASLDRAFGGSGETLPGAFDLTSLSGMLLDSYGLTGRRLGVQANTDLSALPFYPLANFSRGSASGGGLYPVSVYWVSGPRGPLAPGVHYYSTRHHTMQRLLTGDVSGEVRESLGGHGPDTDQYLVLGIKYWQNSFKYNSFSFHAVSMDLGAAVQTWRIWASARGLSVEPAMWFDEARLQKLLGVRGEEEGVFAVVPLKWAGAPAGSAAKQSGPGPGNVSVRRHDVERSREVFTFDALLKMQATTSAHATERPAPGALAPAAAPPANPDLPLAPLPLARPMPADVRTTLRRRRSSFGRFDASRPVTGEQLAACLAASSAGSRLGGDTGTGTGFDGGGVRLAKLYAFVNHVDGLEPGAYAYDPDAHELRLVKAGRPGEFLQRNYFLSNYNLEQAGAVLVPTIRTSAVLDAVGDRGYRLVNATIGAVAQSLYTACAALELGCGVALGFDNVSYIEELGLGPVRAISAGPGQDLDTTGEAPLLIMMVGNERPAPADFRYEIA